Below is a genomic region from Thiohalorhabdus sp. Cl-TMA.
CCTCGCGGATGGCCGCGCAGAAGACCCGGTATCCCTGGGTGCGGAGGTTGTCGGCGTAGAGGAGCGGGAAGCGTCCGTACCCGGCGATAAGGCCAATCACACCGGGGTGGTGCGCAGAGGTCACCGCACCACCCCGCGCTCGGACTTGCGCAGAAAGGTCATCACCTGCTGCACCTCGGGGATCTCGGCGTCGCTGCTGGCCTCCACCTCGGCCAGCGCCTCCTCCCGGGGCCGGCGCCGATGGAACAGCGCCTTGAAGGCCCGTTTCAGGCCATCGATGGTCTCCTTGGGGAACCCGGCCCGGTCCAGGCCCACGGTATTAGGGCCGTACAGGCGGGCGCGATTGCCGGCCACCGAGGCGAATGGCGGCACGTCCATGGAGACCGCCGATGCCCCGCCGACAAAGGCGTAGGGACCGATGTCGCAGAACTGGTGCACAGCGGTCATGCCGCCGATGATGGCGCGCTCCCCGACGGTGACGTGCCCGGCGAGCGTCACCGCGTTGGAAAGCACCACGTTGTCTCCTACCTGGCAGTCATGGGCCACGTGCACGTAGGCCATCACAAGTACGTGCTCGCCCACCCGGGTCACGCCGCCACCTTCCTCGGTGCCCACGTGGAGGGTGGCCGATTCGCGGATGATGGTGCCCTCCCCCACCTCCAGATGGGTCTCCCCCCCGGCGAATTTCTTGTCCTGCGGCGGGGCGCCCACCGAGGCGAACTGGAAAATCTGGACGCCAGGACCGATCCGCGTGTGGCCCTGTATGACCACGTGGGGACCCACCCAGGCACCCGATTCGAGGGATACGTTCGGTCCGATTACCGAGAAGGGACCGACTTCCACATCCGGAGCCAAATCCGCTGCGGGGTCCACCCATGCCGTTTCGTGAATCATGGTTTCAGTCCGCCGTGATGGTGGCCATTAGCTGGGCGTCCGCCACGCGCTCACCGTCGACGTAAGCGGCGGCATCGAACTGCCAGACCTTTCCCCGGTGCTTGGTCACGGAGACTTCCATGTGCAGTTGGTCCCCGGGGACGACCGGTTTCCGAAAACGGGCCTTGTCGATTCCCATGAAATAGACGTGCTTATCCTGGGTCGCCTCGGGCTCGGATTTGCAGGCCAGCAGCCCACCCACCTGAACCAGCGCCTCCACGATGAGCACCCCCGGCATTATGGGAAAATCGGGGAAGTGTCCCTCGAAGAACGGCTCGTTGAAGGTCACGTTCTTTATGGCCGTCATCCGGGTTCCGGGCTCCCAGTCCAGGATCCGGTCCACCAGCAGGAAGGGGTATCGATGAGGCAGGTGCCTTAGGATCCCCTCGATCCCCATATCGTCCGATTTCGCCTCCACTTTAGGTATCTCCTCCTTCAGGGTTTCCCTTCACCGCTCGCTCCAATGCCTGGAGGCGCTCCCGCAGGCCCCGGAGCTGGCGCAGTCCGGCCAGGCTCCGGCGCCATTCCCCATGGGGCTGGTGGGGAAATCCGGAATATACTCCGGGCTCCCGGATCTCGCTGATCACGCCGGCCTTGGCGGTAAGCGTGGTTCC
It encodes:
- the lpxA gene encoding acyl-ACP--UDP-N-acetylglucosamine O-acyltransferase — encoded protein: MIHETAWVDPAADLAPDVEVGPFSVIGPNVSLESGAWVGPHVVIQGHTRIGPGVQIFQFASVGAPPQDKKFAGGETHLEVGEGTIIRESATLHVGTEEGGGVTRVGEHVLVMAYVHVAHDCQVGDNVVLSNAVTLAGHVTVGERAIIGGMTAVHQFCDIGPYAFVGGASAVSMDVPPFASVAGNRARLYGPNTVGLDRAGFPKETIDGLKRAFKALFHRRRPREEALAEVEASSDAEIPEVQQVMTFLRKSERGVVR
- the fabZ gene encoding 3-hydroxyacyl-ACP dehydratase FabZ, with the translated sequence MGIEGILRHLPHRYPFLLVDRILDWEPGTRMTAIKNVTFNEPFFEGHFPDFPIMPGVLIVEALVQVGGLLACKSEPEATQDKHVYFMGIDKARFRKPVVPGDQLHMEVSVTKHRGKVWQFDAAAYVDGERVADAQLMATITAD